One Hippoglossus stenolepis isolate QCI-W04-F060 chromosome 6, HSTE1.2, whole genome shotgun sequence genomic window, CTTCTAGTGTCTCTTCTGAAAGACTTGAAGCACGCCAACATCGTCACTCTCCATGACATTATCCACACTGACAAGTGCCTGACACTCGTGTTTGAGTACCTGGTGAGTGCCTGTACTGTGCATGgctattgtgtgtgtttttaaaggaattATCCATGTAAATCTACATATGGTaccttttttcccttccttcctgacttccttcctccatctgtcAGGAAAAAGACCTGAAGCAGTACATGGATGACTGTGGGAGCATCATGAGTGTTCACAATGTCAAGGTAATTCAGAATAATACGAACGGTCAGTACTGAAGAGATGTTGTTGAATATAACCCTATGTGCaacaactgaaataaataaaaagttaaaatcaaggttgcagatttttttatagGACGGAACACTGACAGCTTTGGTTTTTTAATGATAACAATTctagaataatgaaataatgctTATTAAGGTTTGCGCTTAACAGTAAAATGGTTGGTTGTTTATTGAGAGTTTAATTAATGTTTAATGGCTTTGTATAATATTaagtctcctctcctctcctctcctctcctctcctctccacagaTCTTTCTGTTCCAGCTGTTAAGAGGTCTGGCATACTGCCACAGAAGGAAGGTTCTCCACAGAGACCTCAAACCCCAGAACCTGCTCATCAATGAAAAAGGAGAGCTCAAACTGGCAGACTTTGGTAAAGCTTTTACTAGGATCACCATATCAGCCTTATTCAGTTATCTTTCTGTGTTGGTTTGACTTTTCAGAAGTTCACGAGTGGAGGCAGCGCAGGTGTAACTGGTGATTTTGACATGAGCAGCTTTGACATGTGCTTGATTCCATTGATACCTACTGCAGTTTTCAAATAACAATGTTGAAACTAAGACTCAAAGCTACAATTAGTTTGGTTTTACAGATTCATGGTTTTAAACTTTAcagagtttctttttttttttatactgcaTGAGGTTTAAAGCCTCACTAGCAGCCCCTAGAGGCCACACTCCTCCTTAAACCAAACAACACTCTTGACTAACCTCCCAACACTGCCCTCTGTAGGTAAAAATTATAATATGTCAACTGGTCATACGCTAGTGTTTGTGTTAATTACAAATTAATTGTAGAGTATAATCAAATTAGAACAGGATTGTGGAATAAACATTAATCCATGAATATAATAATGTTCCATTTACACATTCCAAAAAATGTTACATTAAGTAATAAGAAagttaataaaatacaaatgcagGTACAACTCAAACTCCTGATCTCATTCAGTATGTGAAGGTTTTTTCTTGTATGTTGAGTTGTGGAAGGGTATTTCATTGACCTGTTCACCTGTGGTGCACCACATCTCATTAGATACAAAAGGTAATATCTGGGTAACTTCATGTcccctttttttgtgtttgaattcaGGTTTGGCCCGAGCCAAGTCTGTCCCTACGAAGACCTACTCAAATGAAGTTGTGACATTATGGTACCGACCACCAGATGTGCTTCTAGGCTCCACTGAGTACTCTACACCCATTGACATGTGGTgagcaaacacatttacaattacacacagttttagaaaaaaaaacattaacactagcgtttttcttctgttttttttttttaaatgtccttttcaTACTTTTGTTTGTGCCACTGTTAATTCCCCCCAGTTCCCCAAATTTTTTGTTCACCATTGTCTGTCGACAAACTGCAGTTTGTAGTTTACATGCAAAGGTTTAACAGTGACAcctttttataaattttttcATGTGCTTTGCAAATTATTTCTGGACTGAGACTGGATTTAGTTCCCTCTTTTAACTTGGCAGTGTGTCTTACATTAGGTAGTTTCTTTGGATGTAAAATCGCAGAAACTTAAATTTTTGGTGTATGTTTCTCAGCATTTGAGCACTTTCTTAATTTGTGATATAAACATTGTGGAACATATCACACGGCACTGTCTTGTCGAAATTCCATTTATAGTTCAAGATGTATTTTCTTGCATTTAAATGGTTATGGACTCATGTATTACAACGGCTCCATCTACACCTCTATACGACTCTATAACACAGTTTCTTAGGTGATGTAAcattcctctgtttctgtccgtGTGTCCAGGGGTGTGGGCTGTATCTTTTATGAAATGATCACCGGAAGACCTCTTTTCCCTGGATCGACTGTGGAGGATGAGCTTCACCTCATATTCCGCATCCTTGGTAAGACAACACCAGAGGAATTTGAATTTGCTTGTGCAACATCCATGCTTttacgtgtgcgtgtgtgcgcgtgcgtgcatgtgtgtgtgtgtatactgaTCTGCCCTCTCTTACAGGTACCCCTACTGAAGAGACTTGGCCAGGTATCACAACCAGTGAAGAATTTAAGACGTACAAATTCCCACAGTACCGCCCAGAACCCCTCGTCAACCACGCACCCAGGTGTGTGGATTTAACCagtcgtgtgcgtgtgtgtgtgtgtgtgtgtgtattgagtGACTGTGATATGTAAGATGTAATAAGATAAGATGCAGGATTGATTTTCAGGAGAAACTGTAGTCAAGCCTTTCCGCCTCTGTTGAAAGGGCAGGAACATTACACAGCTCTATATGGCCTATGTCAGCATTTGACTAAACTGACACTCCATCCTTCCTTTCCCTCCCACTATCATATTTGCTTTCTATTACAGAATAGACAACGACGGTCACGACTTGCTCTCAATGCTCCTACAGGTAAAAGAACATTGCTGTGTGCGGATAATAATTTGAACGTATGTGTACCTAAAACTTTGGATAAACAGCTAACTATCCTGTCTCTGTTCTTTTAGTTTGAGGCAAAGAAGCGAGTATCGGCTGAGGACGCTCTCAGACACTCATATTTTCGAAGTCTTGGAGATCAGGTTCAGACACTTGCCGACAGTGAGTACACACAGTCCGACTGTTGGACATACGCATGTCATGTACACCCACTGTCTCACTAACTTCTCTGTCGTTACTCTAGCTGCATCCATCTTCTCCTTCAAAGACATCCAGCTCCAGAGAGATCCAGGAAAGAGATCCTCAGTCTACCCAGAGTCAAGTAAGTCCTCCAGGGTAGATGAAtagagggggaggaaaaaagtAGTTAATGAGGAACTCCCGGTGGGAATAGAGAATAGGTCTTGCTCCCTGTCCACTTACTCTTCTCTggggttttctctctgtgtcttttttgtgtCCTCTTTCATGCCACTGTGTGGTCATACATAGTTTTTTGACATACATTTCTGGCCATTGTCGTATCAAACCAATAATTCTGTTGCATGTCTGTATCAGTTATTGCTGGGCTctgtgagggaggaagaggagatggtATTCTTTTTAGACATGTTAGTGACTTTAGTGAGCAGCGTGAGttcaccactttggtccagactggaaCATGAATTGTTATTAGATTTTGCAGACTTGACTACCCGGACCATCTTCAAATCaattttcagtttgtccagtACTTAGCTTTGTGCTCAAATACAGACGACcttaatgtatttaaatcatCCTCGGCTTCATGCTGTGATTACTTCTGATTAGTTCTGATTAGCACATTCATATTATACCTGCTAGACATCAGCATGTTTACATGTCTTGTCTTAATGAGCGTGCCATGCTAGCAGTAGGATTTAGCTTAAAGCAGCACTGTGCTTATGCCGCGTTCCGGTACACATCGGAGCTCAGCCCTCAGAATGATGTCACACCCGAATAACCCAAGTTAATAGCGTTCCAGTTGAacaggaacaatgtttacgttagccagctagccatCGTTAGCAAAACCAGATTATAATAACGCATTACACGGCATTTCACGCATACTGACCCAGCAGCAACACATCCACAAACAGTAATTGGACATTGCTATATGTACAACAAatttaatgacagaagtgctaataaacagtaaaaactacagctttCATGATTCATTTTTACATGGATCGGCCATATTTGATTTCATAGTCAGGGGTGTAGAGGTTCCTCCGACCTTCCAAGTCGAAACTCCGATTTCAGTGGGCGTTCCAGTTGCAACTTCCGACTCTGGGTTGTTAATTCTGAGCTCTGAGGTTTAATGGAATGTAGCATTATAAGCACAGCCTCACTGACCTGCGAGATGATAGCATTAGGATTTAGCTTAAAGCACCACTGTGCTTTTAAGTCCTGCCTCACAGAGCTGTTAGCATGGCTATAGACTCTTAGTCTTGTTTTAATAGCAGCAGATTACTCTCAGTGCCATTGGTTATGCACTCAAAGAACTAATGTAGATTATCAACAAGCAGTGAACAGCAAGCTGCACAAGTGAAGGTTTTACCAAAGGTCAAATCTGATTAATTCACTGTCAGGTTTAAAGTATGCGCTGTATTATAGAGTcatgatttacattttcattcaacGATTCGATTTTTAAGGATGCTAATTTAATGACTTCAAGTTAACCAATTACATTGCCTCGTTTATTTCAGAGCATCCCAGgagttttactttaaaacacTGTATTCATTAACTATGCATGCCTAATGTGCTCAGATGAAGTCTTTCTGCGTTTATCACAgtct contains:
- the LOC118110716 gene encoding cyclin-dependent kinase 17 isoform X3 yields the protein MDRMKIIKRRLSMSLRSARPVDESLSELAEQMSLDEPTTARDNEPMVVCAMHPPASHSAPSFLRQYAGHLGRTALRREPGGGLERDRAYLSLHRTGSLGIVHENVKMGSDGESDQASGTSSDEVQSPVRVRMRNNHHRRISNEDINKRLSLPADIRLPEGYLEKFAMNSPPFDKPMSRRLRRASLSEIGFGKLETYIKLDKLGEGTYATVFKGRSKLTDNLVALKEIRLEHEEGAPCTAIREVSLLKDLKHANIVTLHDIIHTDKCLTLVFEYLEKDLKQYMDDCGSIMSVHNVKIFLFQLLRGLAYCHRRKVLHRDLKPQNLLINEKGELKLADFGLARAKSVPTKTYSNEVVTLWYRPPDVLLGSTEYSTPIDMWGVGCIFYEMITGRPLFPGSTVEDELHLIFRILGTPTEETWPGITTSEEFKTYKFPQYRPEPLVNHAPRIDNDGHDLLSMLLQFEAKKRVSAEDALRHSYFRSLGDQVQTLADTASIFSFKDIQLQRDPGKRSSVYPESTQGKSRRQSVLF
- the LOC118110716 gene encoding cyclin-dependent kinase 17 isoform X5, coding for MDRMKIIKRRLSMSLRSARPVDESLSELAEQMSLDEPTTARDNGIVHENVKMGSDGESDQASGTSSDEVQSPVRVRMRNNHHRRISNEDINKRLSLPADIRLPEGYLEKFAMNSPPFDKPMSRRLRRASLSEIGFGKLETYIKLDKLGEGTYATVFKGRSKLTDNLVALKEIRLEHEEGAPCTAIREVSLLKDLKHANIVTLHDIIHTDKCLTLVFEYLEKDLKQYMDDCGSIMSVHNVKIFLFQLLRGLAYCHRRKVLHRDLKPQNLLINEKGELKLADFGLARAKSVPTKTYSNEVVTLWYRPPDVLLGSTEYSTPIDMWGVGCIFYEMITGRPLFPGSTVEDELHLIFRILGTPTEETWPGITTSEEFKTYKFPQYRPEPLVNHAPRIDNDGHDLLSMLLQFEAKKRVSAEDALRHSYFRSLGDQVQTLADTASIFSFKDIQLQRDPGKRSSVYPESTMAHKLGSAPSQYFQREAANPRAQSHNLSSTSTG
- the LOC118110716 gene encoding cyclin-dependent kinase 17 isoform X6; the encoded protein is MDRMKIIKRRLSMSLRSARPVDESLSELAEQMSLDEPTTARDNGIVHENVKMGSDGESDQASGTSSDEVQSPVRVRMRNNHHRRISNEDINKRLSLPADIRLPEGYLEKFAMNSPPFDKPMSRRLRRASLSEIGFGKLETYIKLDKLGEGTYATVFKGRSKLTDNLVALKEIRLEHEEGAPCTAIREVSLLKDLKHANIVTLHDIIHTDKCLTLVFEYLEKDLKQYMDDCGSIMSVHNVKIFLFQLLRGLAYCHRRKVLHRDLKPQNLLINEKGELKLADFGLARAKSVPTKTYSNEVVTLWYRPPDVLLGSTEYSTPIDMWGVGCIFYEMITGRPLFPGSTVEDELHLIFRILGTPTEETWPGITTSEEFKTYKFPQYRPEPLVNHAPRIDNDGHDLLSMLLQFEAKKRVSAEDALRHSYFRSLGDQVQTLADTASIFSFKDIQLQRDPGKRSSVYPESTQGKSRRQSVLF
- the LOC118110716 gene encoding cyclin-dependent kinase 17 isoform X2, with translation MDRMKIIKRRLSMSLRSARPVDESLSELAEQMSLDEPTTARDNEPMVVCAMHPPASHSAPSFLRQYAGHLGRTALRREPGGGLERDRAYLSLHRTGSLGIVHENVKMGSDGESDQASGTSSDEVQSPVRVRMRNNHHRRISNEDINKRLSLPADIRLPEGYLEKFAMNSPPFDKPMSRRLRRASLSEIGFGKLETYIKLDKLGEGTYATVFKGRSKLTDNLVALKEIRLEHEEGAPCTAIREVSLLKDLKHANIVTLHDIIHTDKCLTLVFEYLEKDLKQYMDDCGSIMSVHNVKIFLFQLLRGLAYCHRRKVLHRDLKPQNLLINEKGELKLADFGLARAKSVPTKTYSNEVVTLWYRPPDVLLGSTEYSTPIDMWGVGCIFYEMITGRPLFPGSTVEDELHLIFRILGTPTEETWPGITTSEEFKTYKFPQYRPEPLVNHAPRIDNDGHDLLSMLLQFEAKKRVSAEDALRHSYFRSLGDQVQTLADTASIFSFKDIQLQRDPGKRSSVYPESICVCVCLFLSASRCRSVVS
- the LOC118110716 gene encoding cyclin-dependent kinase 16 isoform X4: MDTSGNPQGCPARAPIRVGDSKIEEPKVGDGARMGERDAPLRLSPFRMLRVLDSRLGPGLRIGIVHENVKMGSDGESDQASGTSSDEVQSPVRVRMRNNHHRRISNEDINKRLSLPADIRLPEGYLEKFAMNSPPFDKPMSRRLRRASLSEIGFGKLETYIKLDKLGEGTYATVFKGRSKLTDNLVALKEIRLEHEEGAPCTAIREVSLLKDLKHANIVTLHDIIHTDKCLTLVFEYLEKDLKQYMDDCGSIMSVHNVKIFLFQLLRGLAYCHRRKVLHRDLKPQNLLINEKGELKLADFGLARAKSVPTKTYSNEVVTLWYRPPDVLLGSTEYSTPIDMWGVGCIFYEMITGRPLFPGSTVEDELHLIFRILGTPTEETWPGITTSEEFKTYKFPQYRPEPLVNHAPRIDNDGHDLLSMLLQFEAKKRVSAEDALRHSYFRSLGDQVQTLADTASIFSFKDIQLQRDPGKRSSVYPESTMAHKLGSAPSQYFQREAANPRAQSHNLSSTSTG